In Chroogloeocystis siderophila 5.2 s.c.1, the DNA window CCAAGCTCAAACAACAGAACCTTTTTCGGTGATGCTATTGTCTTATCCATCAAGACTGCAACAACTCCAACCGCAGCTACCACAGTATCAAACCCTTGGGGCAGCTGGTGCGTATCAGCTTGTCCGCATTAGACAACCTGCATAAATCAGATCTTGTTTCCCAGCATTGAGGAAAACTGAGAAGCGGAGGGCTTCTAAATCACTCAAAGTCCCCAATTCATGGGGGATTTAGGGGGCGAGTATTATTCCGCACAAACACTGAATACAGGGCTAGGAAAGCGTGTTAGCGCGCGGCGCTGAGTGCTAATGTTTTAACAATCTTGTCTAATAATTCTTGGATTGACAGCGGCGGTAGAATTTCTGTGGCGATCGCTTGTAAAACGCGATCAAGCGTTGTTTGCAAATCAAAGCTACGATTTAAGCTTACCTGATGTGTATCAAGTTGTGGATGTAATTGTCCATTAAGTACCAAAATAGGTGGTAACTTCTCATTTTCTAGATTTTGCAGCGCTTGCAAAACGTCCGCGTTTAGCTGTATATCTGCTAGGCAAATCAAAATTAAATCAACACTCGCTTGGCGGATTTGGTTTAACATTTCTGCCCAAGAGTGGCTGATCGCACCATTGAAACCTGCTGTTTCTAGATAGGGAATTAACGCTTGAAACCACTCAGTACCGTGCGCGGAGGAATGACTTGCACGACAAAGCGGACTATTCGTCTGCAAATCAGGTAGCGTCGCCACATCAACAACTAAAATATTAGGCTTCCATGGCATTCCTGCGGCAAATTGCAACACCGATAGCAATGTCTCTAGATCGCGTTGATCGCGGGGAAGCAAGCAAGGAAAAACCGCTAGCCCTTCGATTTGATTGGCAGCTTGCGTCGTTGCGGCATCTAAGGTAACAATTGGTAGCGCTGCTAGCTTAGAAAACTGACTGAGACTTTCTAGATATGTAACAGGTTCAGCAATGTCGCCATCGAGTAAGACAACATCAGGTTGCCAAATACTTACCAAAATTTCCGCTTGTTCTAAGTCATCAGCTTCTAAAATTCGGTAATGAATTTGTGACGGTTGTGGGACGAGGGGTAGAGCGTCACCATATACTAGCCGGAGAATTGTAATGCGGTCTTTAGTCATCCCCATCTCAGTTTGGGCTTGAGGATGAGCAACTGGCTCGTGACAAAAACGCGCCAGAACTTGTGGTAAAATTTCTGAGGACACGGGCAAATTGATAAAGTCATCGGCTCGATTCGCCAATGCTTGCTCTTTCTCGGCTCTTGTCGCCGTCACAATCACTGGAATTTGGCGCGTTGCCGGGTCAGATTTTAATAAAGTCAACACATCCCAACCCGAAAGCAACGGTAGTAAAGGATTTAAAAAGATGATTTCCGGTTGAAGTCGGCGCGCTTTTTCTAAAGCTTCGGTTCCAGAACGCGCATTGACAACGCGATAACCTAAACTACTAAGTTGTTCGGTTAAAGTGGCAATGTATCGCGGCGCAGCTTCGACAAGTAACACCAAACGGTGACTTAATTTTGGCTTTTGCGTCGAGTTTGGAGTATAGTGTAGCGTTTGTGAGTTGTTCGTACTCTGCAATTCCTGATCGGCAATTGTGAGCCGAAAATCTGTCGGTGGATGCGGTGGTAGTAGCAGCGTAAAAGCACTGCCTTTGCCTTCTTTTGATAAAAAGCTAACATCACCCGCATGTAAGCGTGCTAATGTTCTTGTCAAGACTAAGCCCAGTCCTGTGCCTTTGAAGCGACGCGTTAAAGGATTTTCGAGTTGTTGGAATTTTTGAAAAATTAAGTGTTGTTGTTGTTCAGGAATGCCAATTCCTGTATCCCAAACGGTAAAAGCAATCCAACCTGCCCAACGACTAACGCGTAATCCAATTTCTCCGCTTTCTGTAAACTTAAATGCGTTGCCTAGAAGATGAACGAGCATTTGTCGCAGCCGCAATTCATCGGCAATTATCGTATCTAAGCCTGGTTCAATTTCTAAGGAAAAGCGATGTTCTAATTCATCTTGGACGATCGCTTCTGTTGTTGCTTGACGATCTTGCGCTTGCATCACTCGCACTTGCTCTAGCGCGCGATCGCAAATATTTCTAATTTTTACTTGCTCAAAATTCAGCTTAATTTGTCCCGTTTCCATCCGCGTCAAATCTAAAATGTCATTGACGACACTCATCAAATGACGACCGCTTTGATGAATCAATTTTGCATAACGGCTTTGTCGCTCGTTGAGTTCTCCTAAAGCTTGATCCTTTAGTAGCGTCGATAAGCCGAGGACTGCGGTTAACGGTGTTTTCAGTTCGTGGCTAATACACGACAAAAATTCATCTTTTAACCGATTAAGTTGAATCAAATCGGCATTTTTTGCGGCTAATTCTAGGGCTAGCTGCTGTTGTTCGGTGATATCTGTCGCGAGTAATAACCACAATTTAGAACTCACGGGTAACAGATGTGCAAAGTCACTTTTTGCTTCAGACTCGGTATCGTTCGTTTGTCGATCTTCTTGTAAAGGAATTTTGATGAATTCCCACACGCGCTCTTGACCGTTGGGTAGCGACCAAATACAAATACAAGTATTAGCCTGTGTACCTAACTGACAGCGATTTGCGGTTGCGATAAATTCTGCTGGCTCGAATTCCGAAGTGCGATCGCTGACGCTTACAGCATCATACTCATCAGAAGTTCGGGTTGATAATAACTGCTGAGTCCCAAAGGTGCTATTTACCAAACTATGGTGCCGATAAGCCGACGTCGCCACCGCCTCGGAATTTTGTGTGTATGCCGCATCTAAAATCGACTCGACTTTGCGCCGCACTTCTTCCGGATCGCTGAGTCCACCAAAATGCCGACTCCATGCAGAATTTTGCATCACCACTTCTCCGGTAGTTGTTTGCAAAATCAGCGGACATGGTAATTTTTCGAGTAGCTGTACGAGTAAATCTAAGACCAGCTGATTTTGGCGATCGCTTACCTGTTTAACGGCTTCGCTACTAACTTGCGCTAAGTTTAAGCAGAAAAATTCGGATAGCTGCACGCGATCAATGACACCAAGAAATTTTCCTTCGGTATCAACTATTACCCAGTCACAACGCGTGTTTTGACGTTCGTGTAAAGATTGCAAACGCAAGCTGAGTTCTGCAATACTTAAGTTTGCGGGTAAGACTGCGATCGGCTTGATGAGTTCTCTACCGATGGTCTTTACTGCTTGGTGTATCGTTTGTTCATATCGACCTGCCTGGAATTGAGGCAATAAATGCAATAAAAGTTGTGCTGCGGATAAGACTCCTACAGGAATCTGTTCATTATTGACCACTACCACGCGATCGCACTGCGTCTGTTGCAAAATTTCCAGCACTGCTTTTAGCTGTGTTGTCTGCCTACAGCTAGGTATATTAGTGATGAAATCATATAGCTCAGGATTTGACATTGATTCGATGCAGTGGGGTATTCTGGTTAGCTTGACGATACAGTAAACCGCTTTAAGATGATCTTTGTTGAGGATGCTTCCTTTGTCAGCTTTCCTATGCTTTTTACAGATTCGTACCGCAATGCAATTACCATTATTATGACTGCCAAGATCGAGAATCTGAGCCTTGGGGAATTATAATGAATTACAATGCGATAATGGTTTAACTTAGTTCAAATTTCTTAATTTATCTAACAGACACACCTCAATTTATACAAGTACTGCCGCACTCAAAAAAAGTGACTTTTTGCGAAGTGGGTTTGTCAACAGATGCGATCGCACGACGGCTGACCTTACTCAGTTGAGAGTGCCCTTTATTTTAAGAACGCGAAGGCTTACCTTGAGATAGTAACGCTTGCTATTTTTATCCAGCTTATATTTAAGCAATTTTTTATCTGAGCATTACATAAATTATTTAAATTAAGTCATACTACTTTGTCACGATTGAACCACTTGCAGAGCAATAGAATGTCTGTTTTGGAGTTATGGATGACCGCGATAACGAAGAAGCGCCAGTTTTTCAACAAATGTCTTTAGAACAAAATCTGTTCGAACAACTCAAGTTAGACTATCGCCAAATTATCATAAATTACTTTGTCAATAATGAAGCATCTAGGGAGAGAATTGATAAATTTATTAATAAAGTGTTTGATTATAACCTTCCTATACCGAAAATTATAGAAATCCATATGGATTTGATTGATGAATTATCTAAGCAGTTAAAAGTCGAAGGGCGGAGTGATGATATATTACTCGACTATCGTTTGACACTCATCGATATTTTGGCGCATTTATGCGAAATGTATCGTTGTTCGCATCGCTAGATTATAGTAACACCTGTAGTGCTTAATCATCTTACATGACTCAAACCTTGCTGTTATGAACGTACTCAAAAAGACTTATGTGCTGAAGCTCTATGTAACTGGAAATACATATCGATCGGTACAAGCAATTAAAACTCTCAAAAAAATTTTGGAAGAAGAGTTTCAAGGTATTTATGCGCTCAAAGTCATTGATGTACTGAAAAATCCGCAGTTAGCCGAAGAGGATAAAATTCTCGCAACGCCAACTTTAGCTAAAATACTACCACTACCGGTGCGTAAAATTATCGGTGACTTATCTGATAGGGAAAAAGTACTCATTGGGTTAGACTTACTATACGAAGAGTTAAGAGAAGGTGAGGACGCTAGCGAGTAACTCCTTTTGCTCCATAAGAAAAATTAGTTGTTTACAACCTGGTTTGAGTAAGCATTACAGCAATAAAAAATGGATGATATTAGTAATCAAGTTATTTCAAAAAATACCAAATTACCAGAGGGCGTGCAAAAAATCCGCACAATGATCGAAGGATTTGATGACATTAGTCACGGCGGACTTCCCTTGGCAAGAACAACGTTAGTAAGTGGTACGTCTGGCACGGGTAAAACTTTATTATCAATGCACTTTCTTTATAATGGTATCGTTTATTTTGATGAACCTGGAATTTTTGTAACTTTTGAAGAAGATCCCATTGATATTATCAAAAATGCCGGTAGTTTTGGTTGGGATTTACAACAGTTAATCAATGAAGGAAAACTGTTTATTTTAGATGCAACACCCGATCCTGAAGGGCAAGAGGTTGTTGGTAATTTCGATCTTTCGGCTTTAATTGAGCGCCTGCAATATGCAATTAATAAATACCGAGCTAAAAGAGTTTCTATTGATTCAATTACCGCACTCTTTCAGCAATACGAAGCGGCTTCGGTAGTGCGCCGCGAAATTTTTCGACTAATTGCGCGCATGAAGCAAATTGGCATTACAAACATTATTACAGCCGAGCGAACCGAAGAATATGGTGCGATCGCTCGCTTTGGCGTCGAAGAATTTGTTTCAGATAATGTGGTAGTTGTCCGCAATGTTTTAGAAGGCGAACGGCGACGACGCACAATCGAAATTTTAAAAATGCGCGGTTCATCGCACATGAAAGGCGAATATCCTTTTACGATCGCCACAGGCGGAATTAGTATTTTCCCACTAGGAGCAATGCGCTTAACGCAACGCTCGTCTAATATTCGCGTTTCTTCAGGT includes these proteins:
- a CDS encoding circadian clock protein KaiA — its product is MDDRDNEEAPVFQQMSLEQNLFEQLKLDYRQIIINYFVNNEASRERIDKFINKVFDYNLPIPKIIEIHMDLIDELSKQLKVEGRSDDILLDYRLTLIDILAHLCEMYRCSHR
- a CDS encoding ATP-binding protein, with protein sequence MSNPELYDFITNIPSCRQTTQLKAVLEILQQTQCDRVVVVNNEQIPVGVLSAAQLLLHLLPQFQAGRYEQTIHQAVKTIGRELIKPIAVLPANLSIAELSLRLQSLHERQNTRCDWVIVDTEGKFLGVIDRVQLSEFFCLNLAQVSSEAVKQVSDRQNQLVLDLLVQLLEKLPCPLILQTTTGEVVMQNSAWSRHFGGLSDPEEVRRKVESILDAAYTQNSEAVATSAYRHHSLVNSTFGTQQLLSTRTSDEYDAVSVSDRTSEFEPAEFIATANRCQLGTQANTCICIWSLPNGQERVWEFIKIPLQEDRQTNDTESEAKSDFAHLLPVSSKLWLLLATDITEQQQLALELAAKNADLIQLNRLKDEFLSCISHELKTPLTAVLGLSTLLKDQALGELNERQSRYAKLIHQSGRHLMSVVNDILDLTRMETGQIKLNFEQVKIRNICDRALEQVRVMQAQDRQATTEAIVQDELEHRFSLEIEPGLDTIIADELRLRQMLVHLLGNAFKFTESGEIGLRVSRWAGWIAFTVWDTGIGIPEQQQHLIFQKFQQLENPLTRRFKGTGLGLVLTRTLARLHAGDVSFLSKEGKGSAFTLLLPPHPPTDFRLTIADQELQSTNNSQTLHYTPNSTQKPKLSHRLVLLVEAAPRYIATLTEQLSSLGYRVVNARSGTEALEKARRLQPEIIFLNPLLPLLSGWDVLTLLKSDPATRQIPVIVTATRAEKEQALANRADDFINLPVSSEILPQVLARFCHEPVAHPQAQTEMGMTKDRITILRLVYGDALPLVPQPSQIHYRILEADDLEQAEILVSIWQPDVVLLDGDIAEPVTYLESLSQFSKLAALPIVTLDAATTQAANQIEGLAVFPCLLPRDQRDLETLLSVLQFAAGMPWKPNILVVDVATLPDLQTNSPLCRASHSSAHGTEWFQALIPYLETAGFNGAISHSWAEMLNQIRQASVDLILICLADIQLNADVLQALQNLENEKLPPILVLNGQLHPQLDTHQVSLNRSFDLQTTLDRVLQAIATEILPPLSIQELLDKIVKTLALSAAR
- the kaiC gene encoding circadian clock protein KaiC, with product MDDISNQVISKNTKLPEGVQKIRTMIEGFDDISHGGLPLARTTLVSGTSGTGKTLLSMHFLYNGIVYFDEPGIFVTFEEDPIDIIKNAGSFGWDLQQLINEGKLFILDATPDPEGQEVVGNFDLSALIERLQYAINKYRAKRVSIDSITALFQQYEAASVVRREIFRLIARMKQIGITNIITAERTEEYGAIARFGVEEFVSDNVVVVRNVLEGERRRRTIEILKMRGSSHMKGEYPFTIATGGISIFPLGAMRLTQRSSNIRVSSGVKTLDEMCGGGFFKDSIILATGATGTGKTLLVSKFLQNACLSGDRAILFAYEESRAQLSRNAYSWGIDFEDLERQGLLKIICAYPESAGLEDHLQSIKSEIAQFKPSRIAIDSLSALARGVSNNAFRQFVIGVTGYAKQEEITGFFTNTTDQFMGSHSITDSHISTITDTIIMLQYVEIRGEMSRAINVFKMRGSWHDKGIREYIISADGPEISDSFRHYEGIISGSPTRVSTDEKAELSRIVKGFQDSAGS
- the kaiB gene encoding circadian clock protein KaiB gives rise to the protein MNVLKKTYVLKLYVTGNTYRSVQAIKTLKKILEEEFQGIYALKVIDVLKNPQLAEEDKILATPTLAKILPLPVRKIIGDLSDREKVLIGLDLLYEELREGEDASE